The genomic region CAGATCTCACAAATATTGTGATCTATATTGCTCAAGGCCTTTCATACCCTTATATTTAATTCGAATTTATTGAATGCTTATAAAGAAAGACCGAGGGAATGGGCCCGTTGACGTCTTGGCAACCATCAGATGCATATTTTATGTGTCCGACAGGTGCCAAATCCCACATCTCATGCAGTTTCCATGAGATGGAAGATAAGCGAGCTGATCATTCTCAGACTCTTTCTGCATAAGCTAATCCAAATATGAAAGAGTGAATATTCAAGAAGCTTTAGAAAAACGAATTTTAATCCTTGACGGTGCCATGGGTACCATGATTCAGCGCTATACCTTGAATGAGGAAGATTTCAGGGGAGGACAATTCAAGGATCATTCCGATGATCTTAAAGGGAATAATGATTTATTAAGTCTGACCCGCCCTGATATTATTCAGGTTATCCACGAAGAATACCTGGAAGCAGGAGCTGATATTGTGGAAACCAACACCTTTAGCGGTACGAGTATTGCGCAGGCCGATTACAACCTCGAACACATTGTTTATGAATTAAACAAGAAATCAGCCCAGATTGCCAAAAAAGCGACGGATAAATTTACTCGACAAAATCCGGATAAACCTCGGTTTGTAGCCGGTTCCATGGGACCTACTAATAAAACAGCTTCCATTTCACCGGAAGTAACCGATCCGGGTTATCGTGCCGTTACTTTCGATGAACTTGCTGAGGCTTACAGGGAGCAGGCCAAAGGACTTATTGATGGCGGGGCAGATGTGTTACTCATTGAAACTATTTTTGATACCCTGAATGCTAAAGCTGCTTTATACGCTGTTCAAGAGCTATTTGATGAAACAGGTAAGCAAGTGCCTATTATGGTTTCAGGAACTATAACTGACGCTTCCGGGCGTACACTTTCAGGACAAACGGTAGAAGCATTCCTGATTTCTATTTCCCATGCTCCAATTCTAAGCGTTGGGTTTAATTGTGCACTTGGAGCAAAACAACTCCAGCCATATTTACAAAATTTGGCAGAACAATCACCATTTTACATAAGCGCTTATCCCAATGCTGGACTGCCAAATGAGTTTGGTGAATATGATCAGGGCCCCGATGCAATGGCAAAAGAAGTAGAGAAATATTTGGAAGACGGATTGGTAAATATCCTCGGGGGCTGTTGTGGGACTACCCCCGCACACATCACAAAAATGGCCGAGCTGGCCCGGAATTATGAACCAAGGAAGTTGAATCGTAAAGATGCTAAGGACGTAAAGGGAATGGTGATTTGATGATTGGGGATACACAGAATAATAAATTGAAAAACGTAGCGATCCTCGCGTATTAGCGGTCAAAAATAATGAAGACACTGCCACTTACACTTAGCGGACTTGAACCTCTTATCATTACAGAAGACTCCAATTTTGTGAATGTTGGAGAGCGGACAAATGTAACGGGTTCAAAGACTTTCCTTAATTACATAAAAAATAAAGAATATGATAAAGCCCTTAAGGTAGCGCAGGATCAGGTGGAGGGGGGGGCGCAAATTCTGGATGTGAATATGGATGAAGGGATGTTAGACAGCGCTGCTGAAATGACCAACTTCCTAAATCTCATTGCTTCTGATCCTGAAATTGCCCGGATTCCTATCATGGTGGATTCTTCAAAATGGGAAGTAATTCTTGCAGGATTAAAATGCATGCAGGGTAAAGGAGTAGTTAATTCTATTAGCTTAAAAGATGGGGAAGAAGAATTTCTAAGACGGGCCAAAATTGTAAGAAGATTTGGAGCTGCTGTTATATGCATGGCTTTTGATGAAGATGGACAAGCTGATACGCTGCCAAGAAGAATAGAAATTTGTGAACGGGCGTATAAATTACTGACCGGAGAAGTTGGTTTTTCCCCCTCAGATATTATTCTTGACCCAAATATTTTTCCGGTGGCCACTGGGATGGATGAGCATCGTCGTAATGCCATAGATTATTTTGAGGCTGCAAAATGGATTCGTGAAAATCTATCCGGGGCACACGTGATTGGAGGTGTCAGCAATGTCTCTTTTTCGTTTCGTGGGAATAACCGGGTTCGTGAGGCTATCCATTCTGCATTCTTATATCATGGAATTCAGTACGGAATGGATATGGGGATTGTGAATCCAACACAGCTGGAGGTTTATGACAACATTCCCACAAAGCTGCTGGAGCGGGTGGAAGATGTGCTTTTTGATCGAAGGGATGATGCCACTGAACGGCTCATGGAAATTGCTGAGAATTTTAAAAATGAATCCTCCTCTGTTAAGAAAAAAACAGATGATAAGTGGAGAAATAAACCGGTCGAAGATCGCATAAGTCATTCGCTTGTAAAGGGTATTAACGATTATATAGAAGAAGATGCTGAAGAAGCAAGGGTGGAGTACGGTAGTCCGCTACAGGTGATTGAAGGTCCGCTGATGGACGGAATGAATATTGTAGGTGATCTTTTCGGTTCGGGAAAAATGTTTCTTCCGCAAGTAGTGAAAAGTGCTCGCGTAATGAAACAGGCGGTGGCGTATCTCACTCCCTATCTTGAGCAAGAAAAAAAGGACAACAAAGACACCAGCGAACAGCCTAAGATATTATTGGCAACAGTAAAAGGCGATGTTCATGACATCGGTAAGAATATCGTAAGTGTGGTGTTGGCTTGTAACAATTACAACGTGGTGGATTTAGGAGTGATGGTACCGGCCGATAAAATCCTGGATGAAGCAGAAAGGCAAAATGTAGATGCTATTGGCTTAAGCGGCTTAATTACCCCTTCGCTGGATGAAATGATACACGTTGCACGCGAAATGAAGAAACGCAATATGGATCTACCCTTACTTATTGGAGGGGCAACCACGTCACGCCTTCATACCGCGGTTAAAATTGATCCGGAGTATGATGGCTCTATTATTCATGTGTTGGATGCCTCCAGAGCGGTTTCCATAGCCGGGGATGTAATCAGTGCCAAACGCAGAGATGGTGTTAAAATTGACATGAAGAAAGAGTATGCTGAATTACGCAAGCAGCATGAAGACCGCCAAAATAAGAAGGAACTGCTTCCTTTTGAAAAAGCCCGGGATAATAAAACAGTAATAGACTGGAGTGGATATCAACCCCCAAAACCAACTTTTATTGGAAACAAAGCTTTTGAGAATTACCCCATTGCTGAGCTTCGAAATTATATTGATTGGTCACCCTTTTTCCGGACATGGATGTTGACCGGTAAATATCCGGATATTCTTCAAGACGAAGAAGTTGGGGAACAAGCTCAGTCACTTTTTGACGATGCTAATAAATTGATAGATGAGATTATTGAACGAGGTTTATTGAAGTCAAAAGGAGTGATAGGTTTTTATCCGGCAGTAAGTTACAGAGATGATGTGAAAGTATATAAAAATGAAGATCTGTCTGAAAAGCTGACCGAATTTCATTTTTTAAGACAGCAAACCAAAAAGAGATCAGGGCAACCAAATTCATCTCTCTCGGATTATATTGCTCCCAAAGAGACCGGTATTACGGATTATATTGGTTTTTTTGCTGTAACTGCCGGTCTTGGCATCGAAGAGATTATCAACAAGTACAAAGAAGCCAATGACGATTATATGGTGATTATGGTGAAAGCCGTATCCGATCGGCTGGCAGAGGCTTTTGCTGAACGAATGCATGAGCGTGTCCGTAAAGAATTTTGGGGCTATTCTGATGAAGAGAATTTCAGCAACGAGGAATTGATAGCTGAAGAATATTCGGGAATTCGTCCCGCACCTGGCTATCCGGCATGCCCTGATCATACCGAAAAACGCATTTTGTTTGATTTACTGGATGTGGAAAATCAGGCGGAAATTAAACTTACTGAATCCTTTGCCATGTATCCGGCTTCATCTGTTAGCGGAATGTATTTCTCGCATCCTCAATCACGCTATTTCAGGGTGGGGAATATCGGAGAAGATCAGGTTGAAGAGTATGCGAGACGAAAATCAATGACAAAAAGGAGAGTCGAACAATGGCTTTCATCAAATTTGGAATACAATCCGGCTAAAACATGAAAGTAACTGAACACATAGAAAAAGCAAACGACGATACCTTGTTTTCATTTGAAGTCCTGCCGCCTTTAAAAGGACAAAATATCCGGTCATTATTTGACCATATGGACCCACTTATGGAATTTAACCCACCTTTTGTGGATGTAACCTATCACAGGGAAGAATTTGTGTATAAAAAGCGGGAAAATGGATTATTGGAGAGGAAAACTGTACGTAAACGCCCCGGAACGGTTGGGATTTGTGCGGCCATACAAAATCACTATGAAGTGGATGCCGTACCTCATATTATTTGTGGAGGTTTCACTAAAGAGGACACGGAAAATGCACTTATTGACCTCAATTTTTTAGGAATTGATAATGTACTTCTTATTCAGGGAGACACTCGTCAGCCT from Gracilimonas sp. harbors:
- a CDS encoding homocysteine S-methyltransferase family protein, with the translated sequence MNIQEALEKRILILDGAMGTMIQRYTLNEEDFRGGQFKDHSDDLKGNNDLLSLTRPDIIQVIHEEYLEAGADIVETNTFSGTSIAQADYNLEHIVYELNKKSAQIAKKATDKFTRQNPDKPRFVAGSMGPTNKTASISPEVTDPGYRAVTFDELAEAYREQAKGLIDGGADVLLIETIFDTLNAKAALYAVQELFDETGKQVPIMVSGTITDASGRTLSGQTVEAFLISISHAPILSVGFNCALGAKQLQPYLQNLAEQSPFYISAYPNAGLPNEFGEYDQGPDAMAKEVEKYLEDGLVNILGGCCGTTPAHITKMAELARNYEPRKLNRKDAKDVKGMVI
- the metH gene encoding methionine synthase, which produces MKTLPLTLSGLEPLIITEDSNFVNVGERTNVTGSKTFLNYIKNKEYDKALKVAQDQVEGGAQILDVNMDEGMLDSAAEMTNFLNLIASDPEIARIPIMVDSSKWEVILAGLKCMQGKGVVNSISLKDGEEEFLRRAKIVRRFGAAVICMAFDEDGQADTLPRRIEICERAYKLLTGEVGFSPSDIILDPNIFPVATGMDEHRRNAIDYFEAAKWIRENLSGAHVIGGVSNVSFSFRGNNRVREAIHSAFLYHGIQYGMDMGIVNPTQLEVYDNIPTKLLERVEDVLFDRRDDATERLMEIAENFKNESSSVKKKTDDKWRNKPVEDRISHSLVKGINDYIEEDAEEARVEYGSPLQVIEGPLMDGMNIVGDLFGSGKMFLPQVVKSARVMKQAVAYLTPYLEQEKKDNKDTSEQPKILLATVKGDVHDIGKNIVSVVLACNNYNVVDLGVMVPADKILDEAERQNVDAIGLSGLITPSLDEMIHVAREMKKRNMDLPLLIGGATTSRLHTAVKIDPEYDGSIIHVLDASRAVSIAGDVISAKRRDGVKIDMKKEYAELRKQHEDRQNKKELLPFEKARDNKTVIDWSGYQPPKPTFIGNKAFENYPIAELRNYIDWSPFFRTWMLTGKYPDILQDEEVGEQAQSLFDDANKLIDEIIERGLLKSKGVIGFYPAVSYRDDVKVYKNEDLSEKLTEFHFLRQQTKKRSGQPNSSLSDYIAPKETGITDYIGFFAVTAGLGIEEIINKYKEANDDYMVIMVKAVSDRLAEAFAERMHERVRKEFWGYSDEENFSNEELIAEEYSGIRPAPGYPACPDHTEKRILFDLLDVENQAEIKLTESFAMYPASSVSGMYFSHPQSRYFRVGNIGEDQVEEYARRKSMTKRRVEQWLSSNLEYNPAKT